The Mauremys mutica isolate MM-2020 ecotype Southern chromosome 1, ASM2049712v1, whole genome shotgun sequence genome has a segment encoding these proteins:
- the RIPPLY3 gene encoding protein ripply3 isoform X1 yields the protein MEAAAAKFLFQATVTQICHSARDIQPREQPESNPTLWRPWILTARDAELGRQGMSELDGDQRNFSSKGALGFQHPVRLYLPKSKSQKFLHNIGKTVLASFPVQATIHFYNDDSDSEDDEEGRNSAL from the exons ATGGAGGCTGCAGCTGCTAAATTCTTGTTCCAGGCTACAGTGACTCAGATCTGTCACTCTGCCAGAGATATCCAGCCAAGAGAGCAGCCAGAAAG CAACCCTACATTATGGAGACCCTGGATTCTCACAGCAAGAGATGCTGAACTGGGACGTCAAGGAATG TCTGAACTGGACGGTGATCAGAGAAATTTTAGCTCAAAAGGAGCTTTGGGGTTTCAGCATCCAGTGAG ACTTTATTTGCCCAAATCTAAATCCCAGAAGTTCCTACACAACATTGGAAAGACGGTTCTGGCCAGTTTTCCAGTACAAGCCACAATTCATTTCTACAATGATGACTCTGATTCTGAAGATGACGAGGAAGGAAGGAATTCAGCTTTATAA
- the RIPPLY3 gene encoding protein ripply3 isoform X2 — translation MEAAAAKFLFQATVTQICHSARDIQPREQPESNPTLWRPWILTARDAELGRQGMATIADMSVYLCALPCSGMKLTTCPHTFKSWHTDRFCPFTPGFQFTTIAAIILQKPPLCLEQPVGA, via the exons ATGGAGGCTGCAGCTGCTAAATTCTTGTTCCAGGCTACAGTGACTCAGATCTGTCACTCTGCCAGAGATATCCAGCCAAGAGAGCAGCCAGAAAG CAACCCTACATTATGGAGACCCTGGATTCTCACAGCAAGAGATGCTGAACTGGGACGTCAAGGAATG GCAACCATTGCTGACATGTCTGTTTACCTGTGtgccctcccctgctctgggatgAAGTTGACTACATGTCCCCATACATTTAAAAGCTGGCACACAGACAGATTTTGTCCATTCACTCCTGGATTTCAGTTTACCACAATAGCTGCAATAATACTTCAGAAGCCTCCACTATGCCTTGAGCAGCCAGTTGGAGCCTAA